The following coding sequences lie in one Bacillota bacterium genomic window:
- a CDS encoding DUF2085 domain-containing protein, translated as MRQLIVYLGRAVCHQFSDRSLTVGEQLPVCARCAGIFVGVLISHLCLVLFPDKRRTLPLLSVSILLALLCFPWPGMG; from the coding sequence ATGCGTCAACTGATAGTTTATTTAGGAAGGGCCGTCTGTCATCAGTTCTCTGACCGCAGCCTGACTGTTGGGGAGCAGCTGCCTGTCTGTGCCCGGTGCGCAGGAATTTTCGTCGGTGTATTAATCAGTCACCTTTGCTTAGTTCTTTTCCCCGATAAACGCCGGACTTTGCCTTTGCTGTCGGTCAGTATCTTGCTGGCATTGCTATGCTTCCCCTGGCCTGGGATGGGTTGA
- a CDS encoding DegV family protein: MSKLVIVVDSACDLPAELCEELSLQIVPLYVNWSGKTFKDRVELDTDSFYPRLLSESELPQTSQPTPGDFVSVFEELLDQGKDILCLTISSQLSGTYQSAVAAKQQLEGQGTIEVIDTLAASVGQGLLAVEAASLASEGKELPEIVEAVTEKRDRLRSIFTIDTLENLVRGGRLSKLQGGLGTLLDIKPVLHLEAGKIMPLTKVRSRKRALALLDTELEKQGVNLQGQVMGVSHVREPELAKQKADLLREKYGAKDVIIGEIGSVIGTHTGQGCVAIFFYGEKR, translated from the coding sequence ATGTCCAAGCTAGTTATTGTTGTGGACAGTGCCTGTGATCTGCCTGCAGAATTGTGCGAAGAGTTGAGCTTGCAGATTGTGCCCCTTTATGTCAATTGGAGCGGAAAGACATTTAAGGACCGTGTGGAATTGGATACCGACAGTTTTTATCCGCGACTGCTTTCAGAATCAGAGTTGCCTCAGACATCCCAGCCTACCCCCGGTGACTTTGTCAGTGTGTTTGAGGAGTTGTTGGACCAGGGTAAGGACATTCTCTGTCTGACCATCTCATCGCAGCTTTCCGGCACTTACCAGAGTGCAGTTGCTGCCAAGCAACAATTGGAAGGTCAGGGAACGATTGAGGTCATTGACACTTTGGCTGCTTCGGTTGGACAAGGACTGTTGGCCGTCGAGGCCGCCAGCCTCGCCAGTGAGGGTAAAGAGCTGCCTGAGATAGTAGAAGCGGTTACAGAAAAGCGGGACCGACTGCGGTCGATTTTTACTATTGATACGCTGGAAAACCTTGTCCGGGGTGGACGACTTAGTAAGTTGCAAGGCGGCTTGGGTACGCTTTTGGATATTAAACCCGTTTTGCATTTGGAAGCAGGGAAAATTATGCCCTTGACCAAAGTTCGCTCGCGAAAGCGTGCGCTGGCGCTGCTGGACACCGAGTTGGAAAAGCAGGGCGTGAATCTGCAGGGTCAAGTAATGGGTGTCAGCCATGTCCGGGAACCGGAGTTGGCAAAACAAAAAGCCGATTTGCTCCGGGAGAAATACGGGGCTAAGGATGTAATTATTGGTGAAATCGGTTCTGTTATCGGGACCCATACCGGCCAAGGTTGTGTTGCGATTTTCTTCTATGGTGAAAAGCGCTAA
- the hflX gene encoding GTPase HflX — protein sequence MNEKAVAVALWQDGGSIKEHISLKELTALAKTAEVEIIEDFIQHRDRPDRRYYLGPGKVNEIGIYLEENQVSTVIFDCELSPSQVNNLEKKLSAKVIDRSELILDIFARRANTKEGKLQVELAQLQYQLPKLVGQRRDLSRLAGGIGTRGPGETKLETDRRHIRHRINVLKREIKALEKHRSLIRQRRQRAGVFQVALVGYTNSGKSTLLNSITAADTYAADALFATLDPLSRRLETDQGPLVISDTVGFISGLPHHLIAAFKATLEVAVHADLLVHVVDVAEPEAHLRLAEVNAVLTQLECQDKDQIIAANKIDLVDNLGELASLFREAPPHIPISASTGKNIPALKEAIIARMNPRIFLRARLPLEIYRKISRSQPGQITPIEFSREHVIIEARLPRELAESLSVYEI from the coding sequence ATGAATGAAAAAGCAGTTGCCGTCGCCCTTTGGCAGGACGGTGGCAGTATCAAGGAGCATATCAGTCTTAAAGAACTAACCGCTCTGGCAAAGACCGCTGAAGTTGAGATTATTGAAGACTTCATCCAACATCGGGACCGGCCGGACCGACGCTATTATCTCGGCCCAGGCAAGGTAAACGAAATCGGTATTTATCTTGAAGAGAATCAAGTTAGCACAGTTATTTTTGATTGTGAACTATCGCCGTCCCAGGTTAATAATCTAGAAAAAAAATTGTCGGCAAAAGTCATTGACCGCAGCGAACTTATCCTCGACATATTTGCTCGCCGGGCCAACACCAAAGAGGGTAAACTGCAGGTGGAACTGGCCCAACTCCAATATCAGCTTCCCAAGTTAGTGGGCCAGAGGCGGGATTTATCCAGACTGGCCGGCGGCATTGGCACCCGCGGACCGGGCGAGACCAAGTTGGAAACGGACCGGCGCCATATCCGCCATCGAATAAATGTGTTAAAACGGGAAATCAAGGCGCTGGAAAAGCATCGCAGCTTGATTCGGCAGCGTCGCCAGCGGGCAGGTGTGTTTCAGGTCGCCCTTGTCGGTTATACCAACAGCGGTAAATCAACTTTGCTCAATTCTATAACAGCTGCTGACACATATGCCGCCGACGCTCTCTTTGCCACCCTTGATCCCCTTTCCCGCCGTTTGGAAACGGACCAGGGCCCTTTGGTTATCAGCGACACCGTTGGCTTCATCAGCGGCCTGCCCCATCACTTGATAGCAGCTTTCAAAGCCACCCTGGAAGTGGCCGTGCATGCTGACCTCTTGGTGCATGTTGTCGATGTCGCCGAGCCGGAAGCGCATCTACGCTTGGCAGAGGTTAACGCCGTCCTTACCCAGTTGGAGTGTCAGGATAAGGACCAGATCATTGCCGCCAACAAAATCGATTTAGTAGACAATCTTGGTGAGTTGGCATCCCTGTTTCGGGAAGCCCCTCCCCATATCCCCATTTCCGCCAGCACAGGCAAAAATATTCCTGCGCTTAAAGAGGCAATTATCGCCAGGATGAATCCGCGGATTTTTCTGCGCGCCCGCCTACCGCTGGAAATATACCGCAAGATCAGCCGCAGCCAGCCCGGGCAAATAACACCTATAGAATTTAGCCGGGAGCACGTAATAATTGAAGCGCGCTTGCCTCGGGAACTGGCTGAAAGCTTAAGCGTATATGAAATTTAA
- a CDS encoding aldehyde:ferredoxin oxidoreductase: MSLPRYLLLDLTRKTSESYPVSEMFYRTYLGGKALAARILLAETKPGLDPLAPEMPLIVNTGPLTGTGAPASGRFNVTTKNVLTGGIASSNCGGNFGFKLRKAGWDGIIIRGRAEQPVYIEISEAGVKFHDARELWGKDTEQTQAMLPRQAGKLVIGPAGENLVHYASIVSQERVAGRCGVGAVMGAKNLKAVIAHGTADIPMSEPEKFRKFNRRWLERIRANKLTGEALPRYGTMGFISKGSTVGLLPVRNFSDSSFKGAENISGERYAETLLTRNFGCIACPIRCGRRQMIGDREVKGPEYETVGLLGANLDNDNLELIGRWNYTADLMGLDTISLGGTLGFAMELQARGLADLCVEFGKTDNINALIEDIAHRRGPGEELANGSRWLAEKYGGAEFAPHVKGMELPAYDPRRSVGLGLGYATSNRGACHLNGGYMVFLEALGPVNVNPQTAKGKAALTVLMQNMMEAISLSGVCLFTSMALFPNSLHRMRPSGALARMMGKTLERSAIMLGPVNRKPSLMKINTSLVPYPKALQYVTGIKMNLGAFLRAGEAGYNLERVFNLREGLKVDDDMLNERFLSTPQIPEREETIVPLADMLPAYYRNRGWDEAGAPTAAKLSQLGISDGDY; this comes from the coding sequence ATGAGTTTGCCACGTTATTTATTGTTGGACTTGACTCGAAAGACTTCCGAGTCCTACCCGGTTTCAGAAATGTTTTATCGCACTTATTTGGGCGGAAAGGCATTGGCAGCCCGGATTTTGCTGGCAGAAACCAAGCCCGGTCTTGATCCGTTGGCGCCGGAAATGCCGCTAATTGTTAACACCGGGCCCCTCACCGGCACGGGCGCCCCTGCTTCAGGGCGGTTTAATGTCACCACCAAGAATGTTTTGACCGGCGGCATTGCCAGCTCCAATTGCGGCGGGAATTTTGGTTTTAAACTGCGGAAGGCGGGCTGGGACGGCATAATTATCCGCGGTCGGGCGGAACAACCGGTGTATATTGAGATCAGCGAGGCCGGCGTTAAATTTCATGATGCCCGTGAACTTTGGGGCAAGGATACCGAGCAAACCCAGGCAATGCTGCCCCGGCAGGCGGGAAAACTGGTCATCGGCCCGGCGGGAGAAAATTTGGTTCACTACGCCAGTATTGTGTCCCAGGAACGGGTTGCCGGGCGCTGTGGTGTAGGTGCTGTGATGGGCGCTAAGAATCTTAAGGCGGTTATCGCCCATGGAACAGCGGATATTCCAATGTCAGAACCGGAGAAGTTCCGGAAGTTTAATCGCCGCTGGTTGGAACGTATTCGGGCCAATAAATTGACCGGCGAAGCACTGCCCCGCTATGGCACCATGGGATTTATCAGCAAAGGAAGCACTGTGGGGCTGTTGCCGGTGCGCAATTTTTCAGATTCCTCATTTAAAGGTGCCGAAAATATTTCTGGCGAGCGCTATGCAGAAACACTCCTTACCCGTAATTTCGGGTGCATTGCCTGTCCGATACGCTGTGGCCGTCGGCAAATGATTGGAGACCGGGAAGTTAAGGGTCCGGAGTACGAAACTGTTGGCCTATTGGGGGCCAATTTGGATAATGATAACCTTGAACTTATTGGTCGTTGGAACTATACGGCCGATTTGATGGGGCTCGATACAATCTCCCTTGGTGGGACATTGGGTTTTGCCATGGAACTGCAGGCCAGGGGACTGGCTGACCTCTGCGTGGAGTTTGGCAAAACTGACAATATCAATGCATTGATCGAGGATATCGCACATCGACGTGGACCCGGTGAGGAGTTGGCCAATGGCAGCCGCTGGCTGGCGGAAAAATATGGGGGCGCTGAATTTGCTCCCCACGTGAAAGGAATGGAATTGCCTGCATATGACCCCCGTCGTTCGGTGGGGCTGGGGCTTGGTTACGCCACTTCCAACCGTGGTGCATGTCATCTAAACGGTGGTTATATGGTGTTTTTGGAAGCCCTAGGGCCTGTGAATGTAAATCCTCAAACTGCTAAGGGAAAAGCGGCGCTGACGGTGTTAATGCAGAATATGATGGAAGCAATTTCATTATCCGGCGTCTGTCTGTTTACATCCATGGCGTTGTTTCCCAACAGCCTCCACCGTATGCGCCCCAGTGGCGCCCTTGCCCGGATGATGGGTAAAACCCTGGAGCGAAGCGCAATTATGCTGGGACCTGTTAATCGCAAGCCCAGTCTGATGAAGATAAACACCAGCCTGGTTCCCTATCCCAAGGCGCTTCAGTATGTAACCGGAATCAAGATGAACTTGGGCGCTTTTCTCCGGGCCGGTGAAGCGGGCTATAATCTGGAGCGCGTGTTTAACCTGCGGGAAGGGCTGAAGGTTGACGATGATATGTTAAATGAGCGCTTTTTGAGTACACCCCAGATCCCGGAGCGGGAAGAAACTATTGTGCCCTTGGCGGATATGTTGCCGGCTTATTACAGGAACCGGGGGTGGGATGAAGCCGGCGCGCCCACTGCCGCC
- a CDS encoding DUF2085 domain-containing protein — MLPLAWDGLTSYLGLRESTNLLRLVTGMLMDCVLPLFCLPLVNDDPRPVPGQSLNWLDLSGLVAAGLVVGGGVYLAKPASWWLWALVIAAGHFLFWHPPADFCQTRPGLAVGFDSIWAVYPSYESGA, encoded by the coding sequence ATGCTTCCCCTGGCCTGGGATGGGTTGACCTCCTATCTGGGATTGCGGGAGTCCACCAATCTGCTGCGTTTAGTTACCGGTATGTTAATGGATTGCGTTCTGCCCCTGTTTTGTTTGCCCCTGGTTAACGATGATCCGCGGCCGGTTCCGGGGCAGAGTTTGAACTGGCTGGATTTATCTGGACTTGTGGCGGCGGGCCTGGTGGTTGGAGGCGGTGTTTATCTTGCGAAACCTGCAAGTTGGTGGTTGTGGGCCCTGGTGATTGCTGCTGGCCATTTCCTATTTTGGCATCCTCCGGCTGATTTTTGCCAGACTAGGCCGGGATTGGCTGTGGGCTTTGACAGCATATGGGCTGTTTATCCTAGTTATGAATCTGGCGCGTAA
- a CDS encoding PTS fructose transporter subunit IIB — MKIVAVTACIVGIAHGYLAATALKKAAAARGIKIKVETQGGLGVINQLSAEDVENADIVILAVDTEISGPERFEGKKVITVKVSETIKDADSVLEMALSKVG; from the coding sequence TTGAAAATTGTGGCGGTTACAGCGTGCATCGTGGGAATTGCCCATGGTTATTTGGCGGCGACAGCGCTGAAAAAAGCGGCAGCGGCCAGAGGTATTAAGATCAAGGTTGAGACCCAGGGGGGGCTGGGCGTAATCAACCAGCTTTCTGCCGAAGATGTGGAGAATGCTGACATTGTTATTTTGGCTGTTGACACTGAGATTTCCGGACCGGAAAGATTTGAAGGGAAAAAGGTGATTACTGTCAAGGTCTCGGAGACAATTAAGGACGCGGATTCGGTTCTGGAAATGGCGCTGAGCAAAGTTGGCTAA
- a CDS encoding ferredoxin, with protein MKMYVDQDLCISCGVCIGICPDVFEWNDDEKAEVVVEEISEDLQEEAREAQEACPTEAILDKE; from the coding sequence ATGAAAATGTATGTTGACCAAGATTTGTGTATTAGCTGTGGCGTGTGTATCGGTATCTGTCCTGATGTCTTCGAATGGAATGATGACGAAAAAGCGGAAGTTGTTGTAGAAGAAATCAGCGAAGATTTGCAAGAAGAGGCCAGAGAAGCCCAGGAGGCCTGTCCTACTGAAGCGATTCTGGACAAAGAATAA